In the genome of uncultured Methanobrevibacter sp., the window TGTTGAAAATCTCTTTGTCACATGCTGGCTTGGAAAAATAAACTTCAAGACAAAGAAATTATCCTACGTTAATGCAGGCCATAACCCTCCATTAATCAAACAAAATGAGAATTTTGAATATTACAACATAAACCCCGGAGTAGTTTTAGCTGCAATGGAAGATATGCCTTATGAAACAAATGAACTCCAATTAAAATCAGGAGATGCAATAATTTTATATACTGACGGAATAACAGAAGCAAATTACAACTATAATGATTTTTACGGTGAAGAAAGATTGAAAGACATTTTAAATAAACATAAAAATGATGATCTGGAAAAGATAATAACCTCCGTGAAAAAGGACATAGATGATTTCTGTGAAAATCAGGAGCAGTTTGATGACACAACAATGTTTGCAATTAGACTGAAATAGATATTCGAACATTATAAGAAATAAATATTAAAAATAAATTAGTTTATGAATTTTAAATTTAAAATAAAATTATATATTATTTAAAATTAAAAAATAAGAGTTTTAAATTGAAAATTCAATATTAATTTTTCCCATTAAAAAATTGAACTACATCGACTTTGTAGAAGTCGAGGATTCTTACTTCACAGGCCAGTACTCTCCCACAAAATAGATTTACCTTGCTATCCCCACTGTCTAAGAGGTTCATTGTTTTTTTAAGAAGGATTCTTAACCCTTCATGTTTAATGTTTTTTGAAACATTGACATTCTGTCATGTTGGTTTTGCATGATGGGCATGTCCATTTTTCTTGGTTGCGGCTTTATTGTAGCGATTGCTATTGAATTTACGTCCTGATAATATTTTATAGTATTCACAAACAAAATTTTTTAAAAGAGTTAAAATTCTAATTTTACAAACCTTAATTAAATAGAATGTACATAATTATTAATGATTATATTTTTAAGGAGATTATAATGACTCGTATTTCAATTTTAGATAAAGACAGATGTCAGCCTAAAAAATGTGATTATCTTTGCATCAATTACTGCCCGGGAGTTAGGATGGATGAAGACACCATAGTAATTGATGAGAACACTAAAAAGCCGTTGATATCTGAAGAATTATGTGAAGGGTGCGGTATTTGTACAAACAGGTGCCCGTTTGATGCAATTACAATTATTAACTTACCGGAAGCAGCAGGTGAACCTATTCACCGCTTTGGACAAAACCAGTTTGAACTGTTTGGCCTCCCATCTCTAGAAGAGGGAACTGTTTTAGGTCTTTTAGGTCAGAATGGTATCGGTAAATCCACAATAATGAACATATTGTCAGGAAATCTTATACCTAACTTTGGAGACTATGAAAATCAGCCTGAAAACTGGGACAATGTAATTGAATATTATAAAGGCTCAGCACTTCAGAAATACTTCAAAGATTTGTCTGAAGGCAACATTAAAACAATATTAAAGCCTCAAATGGTAGACCAACTTCCAAAAGTTGTAAAAGGCAAAGTTAAAGACCTGCTTTCAAATGTTAATGAAAGAGACAAGCTTGAATATGTTACAAAGGAACTGCAGCTTGAAAACGTGCTTGACCGGAAAATGGAAAATCTGAGTGGAGGAGAACTTCAAAGAGTAGCAATAGCTGCAACAGTACTTAGAGAAGGTGATTTCTACTACTTTGACGAACCTACATCATGGCTTGACGTATCACAAAGACTAAACGCTGTAAAAGTAATCAGATCCCTTGCTGAAGAAGGAAAAAGTGTTTTGGTTATTGAGCACGACCTTGCAACTTTAGACGCATTATCAGACAATATACATATTTTATACGGTACACCAGGAGGATACGGTGTAGTATCCGGAAGAAAAGGTGTCAGATTAGGTATCAATGCATACATCAAAGGATTTTTAGCAGAAGAAAATGTAAGAATCAGAAGAAATCCTATTGAATTCACCATAAGACCGCCAACCCCAGAAGATGAAGGAGATCCTCTTGCAAGTTATACTGACCTGAGCAAAGATTATGACGGATTTAAATTAACTGCTGATGAGGGAGAAATCTTTTACGATGAAATTGTAACTGCATTCGGTTCAAACGGTATTGGAAAAACAACCTTTGCAAAAATGCTTGCAGGAGTCGAAGACCCAACAACAGGCGAAGTTGATGAAGAAGTCACAATAGCTTACAAGCCACAATATATCGTTACCAACTTCGAAGGAAGCGTAAGTGACTTTTTATACATGAACGCCCCTAGTTTTGGAAGCAAAATCTTTGAAAGCGAAATAATGAATCCCCTATCATTGAATGAATTGCTTGACAAACCCGTCAAAGGATTAAGTGGAGGAGAACTTCAAAGATTAGCTATTGCTGCAACACTTGCAAAAGATGCTGAAATTTATCTTTTCGACGAACCGACCGCATTTTTAGATGTTGAACAAAGACTGATTGCTGCAAGAGTAATCAGAAAACTGGTTGAAAGCAGAAATGCAGCGTCATTAATCGTTGACCACGATATAGTATTTATCGACTACATCTCAGACAGGGCGATGGTATTTGATGGAACCCCAGGTTTAAACGGTCACGCATCAAAACCAACCGACCTTAGAAATGCAATGAATGAATTTTTAGGAAATCTCAATATTACATTTAGAAGAGATAAAGAAACAAAACGTCCACGTGTTAACAAACTTGACAGTTACAAAGACCGTGAACAAAAAGAAAAAGGAGAATATTATTACTTATCCGATTAAATATTCTCTTAATTTTTTTATTTTTTAAATATTTTCCAATTCTTTTAAAATAAATCTTTTTAATACTTCAACTGCTTTTTCACCATCATCATCCAATCTGACAGCATCCAAAGGATTTAAATCATAAGTTTTAACAACAGCATCCGCTGAAATGTTTTTAATTGCATTAACCTCTTTTTCTTTTAAAATAACAGCAGCACAGTCGTCAGCGCATCCTGTTACTGTAACTATTTTTGCATCATCCAGAATAGGTGAGCAGTTATTTGGCTGAGCAGAGTATTCTGTTATACAAGCCGCAACAATGTTTTCATTTTCCAGCGCAAGTTCAACGCTAGCTGCACGAACTACCAAACCTAACGGGCTTAATCCACTACAAGACACTAAAGCTATTTTGTCATTCATTTTTTCATCCTCGAATATCTTTTTTTAACTTTTTCATAACCTCTTTTATAAAAAGGACATAAATCAATGCATCTGCTGCAGCCTTCACGGTGTGCAGTGCATAATTTTCTTAAAAACCTTCCTTCATCATCAAAAGCCTTTTCAGGACATCTGTCAATGCAAACACCACATGTTGAGCAGTAATCTTTAACCCAGAGCATATCATTTTCCTTTTTTACAGGCAAATTTTCGATTGAAGTTTGAATCATGAAAAATCCCAAATTCAATCCTTCCTTAAACATGCACATGTTGCTTCTCGTAATTACCGCATCATTTGACTGAAGTGCAATTGCTCTTAGGCTTACTCTGTCATCCAAAGGATTGATTAAATCTGCCTTAAAGCCATTTTTTCTCAATATGTCTGCAAGCTCAAATGTTTTAATTCCAACTTCCTGAAATTCTTCATCCATCAGTTTGCATTTTTCCCTGGAAGGATTCATTTTTAAAATTTCATCAGACATGTGATATTTCAGAATAATAATATTGTCCCAGCTGATATCCCATTCATTTTTAAACTCATCACTCAATTTAGAATAGCTCAATCCTGCAAATTGAGATTCAACTGCAATTTCAACAAATTCATTTAAAAAATCATCAGAAATAGTGGTTTTTGGATGGTGAGGGTTTTCTATTTTATAAAAATTAGGAATAGGTTGATGATATCTAAATCTCATACCATTAACCTTATTTTTTCCTTAAAGCTTCAACAGCCTTAGGG includes:
- a CDS encoding ribosome biogenesis/translation initiation ATPase RLI, which gives rise to MTRISILDKDRCQPKKCDYLCINYCPGVRMDEDTIVIDENTKKPLISEELCEGCGICTNRCPFDAITIINLPEAAGEPIHRFGQNQFELFGLPSLEEGTVLGLLGQNGIGKSTIMNILSGNLIPNFGDYENQPENWDNVIEYYKGSALQKYFKDLSEGNIKTILKPQMVDQLPKVVKGKVKDLLSNVNERDKLEYVTKELQLENVLDRKMENLSGGELQRVAIAATVLREGDFYYFDEPTSWLDVSQRLNAVKVIRSLAEEGKSVLVIEHDLATLDALSDNIHILYGTPGGYGVVSGRKGVRLGINAYIKGFLAEENVRIRRNPIEFTIRPPTPEDEGDPLASYTDLSKDYDGFKLTADEGEIFYDEIVTAFGSNGIGKTTFAKMLAGVEDPTTGEVDEEVTIAYKPQYIVTNFEGSVSDFLYMNAPSFGSKIFESEIMNPLSLNELLDKPVKGLSGGELQRLAIAATLAKDAEIYLFDEPTAFLDVEQRLIAARVIRKLVESRNAASLIVDHDIVFIDYISDRAMVFDGTPGLNGHASKPTDLRNAMNEFLGNLNITFRRDKETKRPRVNKLDSYKDREQKEKGEYYYLSD
- a CDS encoding putative zinc-binding protein translates to MNDKIALVSCSGLSPLGLVVRAASVELALENENIVAACITEYSAQPNNCSPILDDAKIVTVTGCADDCAAVILKEKEVNAIKNISADAVVKTYDLNPLDAVRLDDDGEKAVEVLKRFILKELENI
- a CDS encoding DUF362 domain-containing protein, whose translation is MRFRYHQPIPNFYKIENPHHPKTTISDDFLNEFVEIAVESQFAGLSYSKLSDEFKNEWDISWDNIIILKYHMSDEILKMNPSREKCKLMDEEFQEVGIKTFELADILRKNGFKADLINPLDDRVSLRAIALQSNDAVITRSNMCMFKEGLNLGFFMIQTSIENLPVKKENDMLWVKDYCSTCGVCIDRCPEKAFDDEGRFLRKLCTAHREGCSRCIDLCPFYKRGYEKVKKRYSRMKK